DNA sequence from the Virgibacillus proomii genome:
TATGATAATCAATTCCCCAGGAAGCCCTCGCAAATAAACCGCGTCGTTCCTGCTTCGTACTTCTAGGAGCTCCCTTCATGCGGGTGGGATAAGCTAATGCAATAGAAATAATCGATTTGGCTCCAGACAGTAAACGCTCCGGCTCTGTTCGCTCCTCAATCGTTCCTTTTTCAAAACCGGATTGATAATCTAATGCTTGCTGTCTGCGCAGACGTTCTTTTAATTCCGTAAACACATCTGCTGAAGCAAAGCCAATTTTATCAATGCCAATTTTCTTGCTATAATCAATAATTTCCTGCTTCAACTGTTCCGTTTGCATCATTTATTCTCCTTGCCTGTACTTTTTTACAACTGCTGTACGCATTCGATTTAACACTGCCGCAATTTCAAATCGACGAGGTCTAGCTAAATCTCCCGGGTGCTCTTTAGGATGTAATGTAAATGAAGCTAAGCCTTGTTGATCCATTTGCTGCTCAATACGATCCAGTAATTCAGGCAAAGCAACGTTATCCATTTGATTATTTCTATCTAAGTAATGAAGGATTTCTGCAATCATTCTTGTCTGTGATGCATCAACAAGCTGTTCAACCTCTGCAAATGAGATATCCGTTTTTCCCATTTGTATATGAGTTAAACCTTTTGCTTGAACTTTTGCTCTCTTGCCCTTTCTTGTCTGTAATGAGCTTTGTTGAAAGTAACGTCTGGTTAACTTACCAAATCGTTTATTCCCTCCATTGTTTCTGATTAAAGGGTATTTTTCTATAATTGCTTTTGCTTCATTTGTTGCATTATCTGGTAAATAGTTTTCTAATCGAATAACTGTATCCGCTGTAGCAAAATAATCACCTGAGCCGCCCATTACAATAATCGTAGACACAGATAATTCATCACGAAGCTGTGTTATTTTATCAATGAATGGTGTAATCGGTTCTTTATCTGCGTGCACGAGTAATTGCATTCTGTGATCACGAATCATAAAATTAGTAGCACTTGTATCTTCATCAATTAATAATGTGGAAGCCCCTGCTTCTAATGCCTCCATTACATTTGCTGCTTGGGATGTACTGCCACTAGCATTATCGCTTGAAAAAAATGTAGTATCCTGACCATGTGGTAAATTATTGATAAACGGAGAAATATCAACACCTGTAATTTTCCGACCATCTTCAGATCGAATTTTTACTGCGGAAGGATCGGTTAAAACAAACTCCCTTCCATCACCGTTTACATGTGAATATACTCCTCGTTCTATTCCCCTAAGCAATGTACTTTTACCGTGATATCCACCGCCGACAATTAACGTAATTCCTTTTTTAATTGCCATTCCTTTGATTGGCACGTCAGAATGAGGAATCTGTATCTCCACCTCATTTTCAGGTGGACTTTGGAACGGTATCGCCTGCTTTAAAGGTCGATTACTAATTCCGCTTTCTCTAGGTAAAATTGATCCATTTGCTAAAAACGCTACCCAGTTATTTTCTTTCATTACTTGACGAATTGCTTCTTGCTGGTCTGCTAACTTGATCGCCTGTTCAATTGCTTTATTAGTAATTGTAAAAACAGAATGATTAATAATGTCTGGAAGAACACGGAAAAATAATTTATCAGCTTCTCTACTATTTATTTTCCTTCCATTTGCCGGTAGTCCAACTGAAATACAAACCGTTATTTTTTCTGAGGTAATTTGTACAGCACTGCGCTCCAGCTTTTCTTGCCCTGGGCGATCAAAAAAGATGAAGCCGCTCTTACCTGAGCCTTTTACATGAGAAGCTTGCTGAGCTACAACCTTACCTATTATACGAGCAAATGCATCTTCAACAGCAATCTTTCTTGCATATGTTTGAAGCCATTCAGCTTTAATTTGTCGCTTACTTGCAGGAATAATGATTCTAAGTTTAGAAGGAGCAGCAAACGGATCTCCTTGAACATGATCAATCATAAACTCATAATCCGTTCCCTGATAGTTTCCTTGAATACGTTTATATGCTTTATAGCCTTTGTTATCAATTTCCTTTAAAAGCTTCACTAGACTATTCATATAGACACACACCTCTATTGCTTTAAATTCATTAGTCAAAAAAATGAAACAAGCCTCTAATAACAACTATCTTCTTTTTCTGCTTCCGATTTTACATGTTCCCAATAAAGAAGTAAAACAAATCTTCCGGAAAAGCATGAGGTATCTATTTTTTTAAAAAACATAAAGGACAAGCGTTCTCTTAATGACGTACAAACTAGAAATATTCTGACGGGATAAAGTGAAACTTCATTCCATTTTACCTCGGAATGTTAGTTGAACGAATCGGGCATTTAGGGGCCGTTTTTCCCATCATGCTTGCAACATCATTAGCACATTGTTTGAAATGAGAAAAATACGGCACCTTACATGCGGGATAAAGGAAACATGCCTCTAAAACAAGGGTATGCCTATACTTGAGCGGCAAGCCCGCTTTAGTCGGTCTTCCTTTAGATTCGTGCCGAAGTTAACTAATCGCAGGAAGAAGATCGAAGTTTGCTACTGCTTGATCACGGAAGGTAATTTATCAATAAAGTTATCCACCATATAGAAACAGTATCGTTTTCTAGATACCAATTAAAGAAAAATTCACCCTTCATACTAAAATAATAATAACTGGTTCAAACATATAGATCCCAGTTAATACTCTAATTTTCAAAAAACTAAAAACGCAATACTTCGTACCCTTTACATTACGAAATACTGCGTTAAGACATATGTATGGAGCGGATGAAGGGAATCGAACCCTCGTCATCAGCTTGGAAGGCTGAGGTTTTACCATTAAACTACACCCGCATTCATTGAGGTTATGTAACTTTTAAAAAATATACATTTTTTGAATGCAGAAATTATTATAACAGTTATTCAAAGTTAGATCAAGACATTTTTTAATTTTTTTCGACAAAAAATGAATTCTAAACTGTTTTATTTTGTCTGTACACCTTCAATTTGTTCTTTTTACTAATTCAGTCAAGCTTATGAGACATAAATAAAACGAAGCAAGTTACAAGTTCTGGACATCGGATGACTCCCTGCCGTTCATACTTACATTGTAACGCAGTTGAACCACTCTCCTTTGAACAAAAATGAAAAAAATTTGCTTAGAAAGATTTACAATCTAATAAAGAAGTTATAGAATAGTCATAAGTTTTAGGGAGGAGAAAAAGAATGGCTGTATATCCAATTGTAATTGCACAACAGAAGTTTACACATCAAGACAGCCTGCGATATCCGTTTGAAGAACGCGGGCTTCAGTTTGGCGACGGAATTTATGAAGTCATCCGTATATACGAGGGAAAATATTATCTTCTAGCAGAACATCTCGATCGGCTATTTCGTTCCGCAAAAGCAATTAAAATCGATTTGGCTATATCGAAGGAAGAATTAACTCAATTATTATTGAAATTATTAGAAAAAAACAACATGGTAAAAGATGGAAAAGTATATCTACAAGCGACGAGAGGATCTGCTCCACGTGATCATGTATTCCCAAAAGACGTTCCTGCAAATATGTATGCCTATGTTCAAGACTTGCCACGTCAATTAGATAAGCTTAAGCACGGTGTTTCAGCAATTACAACACCAGATGTACGGTGGGAAAACTGTTATATTAAAAGTTTAAACTTATTACCAAATGTACTTGCTAAGCAAGAAGCAAGAGAGCAAGGTTGCTACGAAGCAATTTTGCATCGCGGGGAGCTTGTTACTGAATGTAGTTCATCAAATATTTATCTTGTTAAAGATGGAGAAATCCATACCCATCCTGCTACAAATCGTATTTTGCACGGCTGTGTACGATTACGAGTAGAAGCGTTTGCCAAATCTCTTTCTATTCCATTTTTTGAAGAAGGTTTTCATAAAGAAAATATTTATGATGCAGATGAAGTATTCTTATCTAGTAGTACGTCTGAGGTAATGCCGATTGTAAGTGTGGATGGTAAACAGATAAAAGATGGTATCCCTGGTCCAATTACCCGTAAGTTGCAGCAAGCATACGAAAAAGATGCAGAAATTATTGACAACAAAATTGCTTCTAGCACATAGAAAAACCAAGGCAAGCTAAACGCCACAACATCCCTGAAAAAAACGCGAAGTGTGCTGTTGAAGCTTGCCTTTTCTAAACTCTAAAAGCGGGATTAAAATTTCTATTGTGTCACCTTTGAAATTCGATACGTTATTTCGATTTTTCTTTTTTAGTTAATATTCCCAACATACCTTCATCCTCTTAACATAATACGAAGTCTTTCATCATGATGAGACTTCGTATTTTTTCATCTTATTACTACTTTACATATGCCTTTGGACGGCGAACCATCCTTCTTATCTAAGTTTTATCATGCTTGAACTCCTATGCTAGACGATGCTAATTTCAAATAAATATCCATACTGTAAAAACCAAATATTGTTTCCTAGACAACATTAACTTTTCAAATTGTTAGATTCATTCGTTATTCTGACACGATTCTTAGTTGGTAAAGCTATATTATACTACTCTACCAACACTCCAGTTTTTTCACTAACTAGGCTAGCTCAGGACAGTTACAATTCCATACCTATTTGCTAGAGGCAGTTTATTGTACATATTTTCCGTTTATTTAACAATTAACACTCGACATTCCGCACGTTGAACAATTTGATTACTTACACTTCCAAGAAAAAATCTTCCTACATTTCCTAGCCCGCGACTGCCCAAGATAATTAAATCAATCTTATTTTCATTTGCATATTCGAGAAGTTGGACACTTGGATTACGGAATGAATAATCTACTAATACTTCTGCTATACAGTTGATTCTTTCTTTAACAAAATCCTGTTGAATTCGTTCCATAATAGGGCGTAGGTCTTCAGCCATGTCGCTCATAAAACTTCGTGCAAGTATTGCATTAGTAGTCGGACCAGCATGAGTAACTACCGTCACTGCATGTACATTTGCATTTGAAAATTTTGCTTGTTTTTTTGCTTCTTCCATTGCTTTTTTACTTAATTCTGACCCATCATAGGCTACTAGAATATTTTCACTCATAATAGCTTTCCCCTTATCAGCTTTGTACATCTTAAAACTATCATAGCATATTAATGAAAGCGCTCTATAACATTTGTGAAAACGTCATAGATAATTCTTTTTTAAAAAGATAAGAAAATTTTTCTGTTATTAAAATTGAACATTCATCTACATCAAATTTCAGATGATGACGTCTCATAATAAAATAATTAGAGATACATATGGAGCTCTCAACGAATTTTTACGATTTATGGATAGAACTGTTTTAGATTTTAAATATTTTTTCTTCCTTTTCCCCATTTGAATTCAATTAACTTCATAAAAGAACAAAAGCTAGTAGGAGTTTTCTTCCATCTCCTACTGAATGTTAGTGCCACAAGGGTATGACCTAAAGCCCCTTGAACGAATCGGGCATTTAGGTGCCGTTTTGTCCCACTTAGACCTTTTGTATCAACTCAAGATTTTGAAGTGGGAGTCTTACGGCACCTTACATGCAGGATAAAAAAGTTATTTTTTCCTCTATTCCAATTGATTCGGGTTTCGAATTAGTTTAAACTATCAAAAAGTAAATCTTTTTTAATAAAGAGGAGGAAAATAATGAGAAGTTTCAAACGCGCTCTTACTACTACCGATATTACTAGATTAGAAGTGTTTAGTGATCCGCAGTTCACCCCAGATGGTACAGCATTTACGTTTACATCTACTACAATCAATGAGGAAAAAGAATACGAATCTCACCTTTTTTTCCAAAAGCTAAATGAGAAAGAAGCAAATCCATGGACATTCCATGCCAGCAAAAATAGTCAACTGCGCTTTTCCCCAGATGGTAAAAGAGCTGTGTTTCAATCAACAAGAAGTGGCCTTTCCCAAATTTGGTTAATTCATATGGATGGCGGTGAACCAAAACAATTAACTACTTTTCACCGTGGTGCAACTAACCCCGTTTGGTCCCCAAACGGAAAACATATTTTCTTCTCGGCTTATTTAACGCATGATGACGATATACAACAACAAAAAGAGCCTACAAAAGAAGAAAAAAAAGAGGAACAAGCAGCCGAACAACAAAAACCGATGATTGTTAATCGTTTAGATTATAAGTCTGATGCAAGGGGACTTCATGATCATACAAGAAAGCAAATCATTATGATGAATGTGGATGAAGGAACATTGAAACAATTAACTAACAATGATAAAGACCATGAATTTCAAGATATATCACCGGACGGCAACGCTATATTATTTACTGCTAACTTGAATGATGATACTGACTACGAACTAACCAATGACCTATACTGTCTCCATATTCGAACAGAGCAAAAAAAGAAACTAACAAATGGTGAAGGGACTTATTACAAGGCGTCGTTTTCCCCAGACGGAACGAAGATCGCTTCGTTTGGCCACGAGTTTGCTTATAAAGGGGCTTCTCTTACGGAATTGTATGTATTTGA
Encoded proteins:
- the dat gene encoding D-amino-acid transaminase, translated to MAVYPIVIAQQKFTHQDSLRYPFEERGLQFGDGIYEVIRIYEGKYYLLAEHLDRLFRSAKAIKIDLAISKEELTQLLLKLLEKNNMVKDGKVYLQATRGSAPRDHVFPKDVPANMYAYVQDLPRQLDKLKHGVSAITTPDVRWENCYIKSLNLLPNVLAKQEAREQGCYEAILHRGELVTECSSSNIYLVKDGEIHTHPATNRILHGCVRLRVEAFAKSLSIPFFEEGFHKENIYDADEVFLSSSTSEVMPIVSVDGKQIKDGIPGPITRKLQQAYEKDAEIIDNKIASST
- a CDS encoding universal stress protein, with protein sequence MSENILVAYDGSELSKKAMEEAKKQAKFSNANVHAVTVVTHAGPTTNAILARSFMSDMAEDLRPIMERIQQDFVKERINCIAEVLVDYSFRNPSVQLLEYANENKIDLIILGSRGLGNVGRFFLGSVSNQIVQRAECRVLIVK
- a CDS encoding ABC-ATPase domain-containing protein; this translates as MNSLVKLLKEIDNKGYKAYKRIQGNYQGTDYEFMIDHVQGDPFAAPSKLRIIIPASKRQIKAEWLQTYARKIAVEDAFARIIGKVVAQQASHVKGSGKSGFIFFDRPGQEKLERSAVQITSEKITVCISVGLPANGRKINSREADKLFFRVLPDIINHSVFTITNKAIEQAIKLADQQEAIRQVMKENNWVAFLANGSILPRESGISNRPLKQAIPFQSPPENEVEIQIPHSDVPIKGMAIKKGITLIVGGGYHGKSTLLRGIERGVYSHVNGDGREFVLTDPSAVKIRSEDGRKITGVDISPFINNLPHGQDTTFFSSDNASGSTSQAANVMEALEAGASTLLIDEDTSATNFMIRDHRMQLLVHADKEPITPFIDKITQLRDELSVSTIIVMGGSGDYFATADTVIRLENYLPDNATNEAKAIIEKYPLIRNNGGNKRFGKLTRRYFQQSSLQTRKGKRAKVQAKGLTHIQMGKTDISFAEVEQLVDASQTRMIAEILHYLDRNNQMDNVALPELLDRIEQQMDQQGLASFTLHPKEHPGDLARPRRFEIAAVLNRMRTAVVKKYRQGE